A stretch of DNA from Scleropages formosus chromosome 13, fSclFor1.1, whole genome shotgun sequence:
ACCTGCCCCGCAAACCCAACACCTCTGTACGACACCCCGCCTGCTCCGTGTTTGGCCTTTATCcttatttttcacacaatgaAACGGAATCCTCTTTCTTTACGTATAACTTTACATCAAGACAGTTtgatacataaaataaaaatctttcatTCAATTACTTCAATCAATCGGTCAATTCAGTTAATACgagtaaataaaagtttaattctgtttaacattttaaaaatatcacttgTATAGTTTTTcttcatcaataataataagtaattgATCctgaagaaattttaaatgcatgttATACAAAACCTCAATCGATGCTATTTGTTGTATGGAATAAATATGTTTGAAGTCAGTATAGTTAATTTCCGAAATTTTACGGCAAGTTGAAACGAGAaaactagtgtgtgtgtgtgtgtgtgtgtgtgcgtgtgtgtgtgtgtgtaagtgataGGGCTGTGTTCTTGGAGGAGCCCATTGATGGAAACGCGGCTCCGCGCGGATTGTCCGACACGGATTAGTGTCTCCTCCAGCAGCCGATTGTTTCTTCTTCGCGTTTGTTTCTTACATTCAAATGCAATCACATCTCGTGCACTTGTGTCTAATCCTATCAGGGGGTCTCCCAGGCAACCCCTCTCGAGTGTGGACAACCCTCCCGCCCCCCCAGGCAGGGTTCGAGCCCCGCGGTCCTCAGGAAGGCTGCTCTCCACTCATCTCCGCTCGCCTCCGCTGATGTCCAGAAAACCCACCTGTGATGCGGGGTAAACGAGCTGTGACGTCACTGCGAACAGGTCGCCGCTGCGGTCAGACGCACGCCGCGCGCTCTCCTGCAGTACAGTACCGCGCGCTCACCAGGAAGCGCACGGAGCGCGCGGTGAAGGGGCTCTAACGCGCGCTCACACAATCTCGCACTCACATGCTGGCTCGTTCCtgaggagaccccccccccccacacacacacacacacacacacaccgccgggcattttcttttctctattgCAGTTTGCTCGTGGGTTCTTACAAACCCAGCCCTGAATTTCTGAATATTTCTCAAGAATAAAGTGACATGactgaaaattgaaatgaaagacACACAGTCATTGGCAAAAGTAGGGAATAAGGGCCTATTAACTGCGGGCCGTATTTATTTGATATTTCTGTTGTGAAAACAGTGTGGAAACACACGTCTGTTGTCGAATAACGGTAATACAGTAAATCACCAGTAAAAACAAGCCTCGTGATATTTCATCGCACTATTCTTTGCAAGTATAAGGTTATAATTCAGTTATAAACTTTATAAagtttaatgctgtaagttCTGTTGTCTAATGGATAATATTAGTACACGTAATGAACAAGGCAATTGCAGTTAATTGCAGTATAtgtgacatatatatatatagagttcTCTGATAACAAACAAaacttttccaaacaaaaaaaaacctgtgtttAGTGAGCGAAAAATCTCTTAactgtattattatcattattattattagtagtgtCACTAACTGTGGTGTTTGCGGTTCTCAGGCGGCGGACACTGGAAACGTCCTACGGCGGCTGCGCGTTTTCTTCACACCGGGGTCatttgaatatttgaataacaataatagaatAATACAATAATTCCATTGGAGAGCTGCGGGCACGAGAGACGGCGACAAAAGCAGAGGAGCGCAGTTTGGACGAGGAACGAGGCGCGCggggacgggggacggggggggcACCTCCACAATGGGACAATTCACCTTATAATCGCTTTGATATATTATACATGGCTGAAGAGTCCAAACattgtgtaattatttatacatgAGTGTCCCCCAGCCTGTCCCACCCCCTGTCCCCCGGTCTGTCTCCCCCTGTCCCACCCCCCTGTCCCTCCCCCGCTCCCACAAAGGCGCTCAGAGAAAGGCTCCGCAGGTCTCTCCGCAGGTCTCTCCCCTAACTGTCCCCTAATGGCGCCCCCGCGCAGCCCTTTCAAAGGGGGGGCGACGCGCTGCAAGAGCAATAAATGGAATAATTAATGGACAATTGTACGGCTGTCtcataaaaatgtctttaaattaACTACATGATCATTTTCGCTGCGCGCTCTGCATGTTTAGAATTTCAATTAACTTATTCACCACTGCgacttctgcaaaaaaaaaaaaaaaaaaaaattctaatgagTAAAAAGTAAGACATTGTGACGGGGGAGTACCACGGTAAACCTGTTGGTGCTGTAGCGAAGGAACAGTCCCGCGACAAAGGGCCAAGGGCCCCTCGTGCATTTTACACCGTCCAAGTCTGTCGTGTCCGGATTCGCGCAGATGAGCAGGACGACGGGTCTGATCGCTCGAAACGCACGAGCGAAATATGAGGAGCGCCGCGCGAGGCAGCGCCACCACGAGCAGAGCATCTCTTTCGTGTTGCTGTTATTGTCCAAGTAAAGGTGCTTCTTTTCTCCGCTCTTGGATGTCTTGAaagtagtgtgtgagtgacagagagagagagagagagagagagtgtgtgtgtgtgtgtgtgtgtgtgtgtgtgcgtgtgtgtgttccactgatgtatggatgagtgacccagtaagtagcgtatctagcagtgtaagtcaccgcggtgaataaggtgtgtgggctcataacactacacagagttcattagaagttgctttggacaaaagtgtctgataaattaataaatgtaaatctagtGGAGGAacttttcaaagtgaaaaaaatggacGTGCCTTCAGTGTAAAAGTGGAGAAAACGCTCagcattatcatttttattattattattattattatgctctCTTGGACACTTTTGGCTCTCAATCAGACCTGTTCAGTGGAGTGTGCActtgcctggggggggggctcagtgTTTGGATCACGTGGTTCCATCTTTTCATTCTTCTGTTGAAGTCCCAGTTAAGGCGAAaggagtggggggtgcggtgagggggaggggggggggggggttggttcTCCTCCGCCGCGATGGCAACAGGGCGGCGCGCGTGGCCGTGCCGCCGCGCCGCGCTCCCATTGGTCGGCCCTGATTACAGGCACGCTCCTGGCTCCTGACAAACCGCGCGCATACATTATGCTAATGAGGCGGTCGCGCGGCACGGGGCAGACCTGATGCGCCCCATTCACTCACTCATCCttcacagaaaataataataaaaagaaaaagaaaaaaaaaaagacacggcGGAGGCGAGGGGGGAGATGACCATTGTCTCCAGCAGGTATATAAGGGGTGTGAGGCCGGTCGTGTGCCAGGCTCACGGGCTCGCACGAGCTGACTGGCGGCGACTTCAGGACGGGCGCGTGCCAGCCTTGCCTTGCCTTCCGCTCCGCATCGCGTGACCACTGACCACCGCGCAGCGCTCAGCTCAGCGATCCGCTACGAGGTGAGTGTCCCTGCCCTCGTCGCGATCCATCCTCGGACCCGGCCCGGGTGGGTGCCCGCGCGCTCCGCCGCAGAGCAGAGCCCTAACGGATCCTCTGTCCCGCGCGCAGCTCCGACACAGCATGTGCACCGCGGTGGACACCCTCTTCGTGGAGCTGGACTCCTCGAGCTGCGACCTGTCCTACGTGCACACGGACGACGAGGACTCGCGCGGCAGTGCGCTCGCAAGCTCCCCGCCCCCCGTGTTCGGGCGCCCCGGCTCGCCCACCTGCGCCGGCAGCACGTGCGGCGGCCAAGACCCCCCCTCGCccgagcaggagcagcagcagcagcagcagcagcagcagcagaagaggagGCGTCGGGGCCGCGCGAGGAGCGAGGCCGCCGTGCACGTGGTGAAGAAGAACAGGCGCATGAAGGCGAACGACCGCGAGCGCAACCGGATGCACAACCTGAATGACGCGCTGGACACGCTGCGGAGCGTCCTGCCCGCCTTCCCCGACGACACGAAGCTCACCAAGATCGAAACCCTGCGCTTCGCCCACAACTACATCTGGGCTCTGTCCGAGACCAT
This window harbors:
- the neurog1 gene encoding neurogenin-1 — protein: MCTAVDTLFVELDSSSCDLSYVHTDDEDSRGSALASSPPPVFGRPGSPTCAGSTCGGQDPPSPEQEQQQQQQQQQQKRRRRGRARSEAAVHVVKKNRRMKANDRERNRMHNLNDALDTLRSVLPAFPDDTKLTKIETLRFAHNYIWALSETIRLADQRQSAPLALPGLARLADAPSPGSDACSWMSGASSSSPSSASPSPSYCCSNPSSPASSEDYGLVHSDSLYSFHTFGIF